One Streptomyces sp. NBC_00102 DNA segment encodes these proteins:
- a CDS encoding glycine betaine/L-proline ABC transporter ATP-binding protein, translated as MSRLQAEHLYKVFGRRPDQAVEKLEAGASRDELRADGTTAAVIDASFTVEPGQIFVVMGLSGSGKSTLLRMLNGLLDPTAGSVLFDGQDLTSLSPRELRHVRSSRISMVFQHFALFPHRSVLENAAYGLEVQGVAKAEREKRAAEALELTGLGGWENSWPDELSGGMQQRVGLARALATDADLLLMDESFSALDPLIRRDMQDQLLELQKRLKKTIVFITHDLNEAMRLGDSIAVMRNGEIVQLGTAEDILVTPANDYVASFTQDVDRARVLTAGAIMAEPHTAMGSTTEDGTELRTPQDVLDAAPATVAESTPIIELFTPCATSATPVAVTDERGRLTGVVPRERLLAVLGEPMKPTAPMPAAEAPGAPVNAGSDTAEGTGADDLTGKKVASV; from the coding sequence GTGTCAAGGCTGCAGGCCGAACACCTGTACAAGGTATTCGGCAGACGACCCGATCAGGCCGTGGAGAAACTCGAAGCCGGCGCGAGCCGTGACGAGCTGCGCGCCGACGGAACGACCGCAGCGGTGATCGACGCGTCGTTCACCGTGGAACCGGGACAGATCTTCGTCGTGATGGGTCTCTCTGGCTCCGGCAAGTCCACGCTCCTGCGGATGCTCAACGGACTGCTGGACCCCACAGCCGGAAGCGTGCTGTTCGACGGCCAGGACCTGACCTCCCTGAGCCCGCGCGAGCTTCGCCACGTCCGCTCGTCCAGGATCAGCATGGTCTTCCAGCACTTCGCGCTCTTCCCGCACCGCAGTGTGCTGGAGAACGCCGCGTACGGCCTGGAAGTACAGGGCGTCGCCAAGGCCGAGCGCGAGAAGCGCGCCGCCGAGGCGCTGGAGCTGACCGGGCTCGGCGGCTGGGAGAACTCCTGGCCCGACGAACTCTCGGGCGGCATGCAGCAGCGCGTCGGGCTGGCCCGCGCACTGGCCACCGACGCCGACCTGCTGCTGATGGACGAGTCCTTCAGCGCGCTGGACCCGCTGATCCGCCGCGACATGCAGGACCAGCTCCTGGAGCTCCAGAAGCGGCTGAAGAAGACCATCGTCTTCATCACCCACGACCTCAACGAGGCCATGCGCCTCGGCGACAGCATCGCGGTGATGCGCAACGGCGAGATCGTCCAGCTCGGCACCGCCGAGGACATCCTCGTCACCCCGGCCAACGACTACGTCGCCTCCTTCACCCAGGACGTCGACCGCGCCCGGGTGCTGACCGCCGGCGCCATCATGGCCGAACCGCACACCGCGATGGGCTCCACGACGGAGGACGGCACCGAACTGCGCACCCCGCAGGACGTGCTGGACGCGGCTCCCGCCACCGTCGCCGAGTCCACGCCGATCATCGAGCTCTTCACCCCGTGCGCGACGAGCGCCACCCCGGTCGCCGTGACCGACGAACGGGGCAGGCTCACGGGGGTCGTCCCGCGCGAGCGGCTCCTCGCCGTGCTGGGCGAACCGATGAAGCCCACCGCGCCGATGCCAGCCGCCGAGGCCCCCGGGGCTCCGGTGAACGCCGGGTCGGATACCGCAGAGGGCACCGGGGCCGACGACCTCACCGGGAAGAAGGTGGCCAGTGTTTAG